A window of the Pseudomonadales bacterium genome harbors these coding sequences:
- a CDS encoding 2OG-Fe(II) oxygenase → MSEKKASLSYKKSAALVPGKNFPKLKLNVVEKNQMQLYSIDDFLSPTECEQIVALSQPRFEYSTTEGYLEDLGFRTSKTCHLYKLDNPFIKSIEDKIAKCMGIRLPYSEDIQVQKYEIQEEYKAHRDYFNLTDVSKGGQRTWTFMVYLTEVAKGGGTKFVDLDVTISPKLGRAVIWNNLHINGEPNRSTVHQGLPVEEGTKIIITKWFRDRGVGRAWY, encoded by the coding sequence ATGTCTGAAAAAAAAGCATCACTCAGTTATAAAAAATCTGCAGCTTTGGTCCCAGGAAAAAATTTTCCGAAACTAAAACTTAACGTCGTTGAAAAAAATCAAATGCAGCTTTACAGCATTGATGATTTTCTCTCGCCAACAGAATGCGAGCAAATAGTTGCTCTTAGTCAACCTCGGTTTGAGTATTCCACCACAGAAGGATATCTAGAGGATTTGGGGTTTCGAACCAGTAAAACATGCCATTTATATAAGCTTGATAACCCGTTCATTAAATCAATAGAAGACAAAATCGCAAAATGTATGGGTATCCGGCTACCCTACTCGGAAGATATCCAAGTTCAGAAATATGAAATTCAGGAGGAATATAAAGCACATCGGGATTACTTTAATTTAACCGATGTCAGCAAAGGAGGCCAAAGAACGTGGACATTCATGGTCTACCTCACTGAGGTTGCAAAGGGAGGCGGTACTAAATTTGTTGATTTGGATGTGACTATTTCTCCAAAACTAGGCCGGGCGGTTATTTGGAATAATCTTCACATAAACGGAGAACCTAACAGAAGTACGGTGCACCAAGGTCTACCAGTTGAAGAGGGGACTAAGATTATTATCACAAAATGGTTTAGGGATAGAGGTGTTGGCAGGGCTTGGTACTAA